AATATTTATAATGAATAAAAAGGGTAAACAAGAACATACATCACTTAAAACAGAGATGTTTGCATCCTCTGAGGCAGTAGCCTTCTTCGTTGGAACCTGGGATGCCTAAAATGAGGAAACAGGACATTAGAAACATGATCCACAAAGCTCCGATTTAGACACTGCTAAATCAAACAATGAACCGCAGATGTTACAAGGCGACCTGGCTTAACCAAACTTACAAATCCAGGGAAGTCGTAATCGATGCCATGGGCAGCAAGTCTCTTCCGCAGCTTGGCCTCTTTGCTAAGGAGCTTTGCCTTGGtcttctccagctcctctaTGCTGTGCTTCTTGTTGTAGCGGCCAACCGCGGGTTGCGTCGGCTTTTTAAACACCCTCTTGCAACCCACAAACAACTTCTCATGCACCTTCTCCGGTGGCACCACATGGCCTGTCGAAAACCAAGAGTGAAGAGTACATTTAGAATTTCGGCAAATCTACTACTATCTACTAAGGTCAAAAGTACATGCCTGCTCATCCAGCACCATAGACCCTTttcacagcagccatttttgaCATAAATTAAAGGGCAGGCAAAGGTGATCCTAATGACATAAATTAAGGTTCTGGTTCTGCTACACTTAGACCTTACACATACAcggagatatatttttttttttttttttttttttttaaacagatattTGTTTAGGTGTTGGAGCCTTTCGTCCACGCATAAAAGGCATTTTAGCTCCCTAAAAAGGGTATTTTTTAAAAGCCTTCTAAAGTGAAGATTTTATAGAACGTCTGTTTCCTTGGATTCAAGAGGACATGCAAAACCGATTTTTACAAACAATGAAGTGATGGGGTTAGGCTATTTGGTGTAGGTTACTTTgtgtgggtgctacacattggttgTGGTACTGAATGTAAAACATGTTACATACTCAACtttcccgaccggtagcgcgacaatgtcaCGTCAAAATCACAAAGACCTCTGGCGCCGCGGATTTTGGCCGGGTAGCACACGGTAGCGCACCACTTTTTTTCAGCTGAGCGCGCCAAACCGGAAaccggaagatggactagtttgagggcaagcgagagttgcagttcgGAGgactgttttgttacagtcgtgaatttttaatagtttgctggattaGTTAACAAATTTACCAGCGAGTCGccacacatggaattaagaggaaagaatagaaaagatttattttcaaccaaaggatatctaccaagacctgaacaaaatctctttccactttaggaaattacacaaacagccagctgctagctagctagccagctaactaaaacGTAGCCTACACTGGGAGGAAAGAAGACTTTTCACCTTCTctcctttgcaactgtcaaagaaatcccataaacaccggaaggcctagggtagactacatcagatggcctaaagattaggcccctctgcatagcattcagtgatttgcatgcagtaatttcaacactgaccttgatctagcctactttggctatttaaaagGTACTTTATTGCACACAATAAATATTATAACACAATTTAAATGAACTATAACTAACAATAAAGagcttaatcacacacaaattacTCTTTTACTGACTAAGCTtatacaaaataataagtatgtaggaagtttagaagttagaacccagaattgacctgcacactacaaaagtgcaccaaattcaacacaaatgactcaatacacttggaggcctgcgtcctttctttttcaaatattttgccatggtatcgtttcagtatcgagcataaagatatttatggcaggtacgtatcaaagtcataattttggtatcgtgacaacactacgcGCAGGTAAAAATGGTTACGACACACGTCACGCTACAGGACGGGAATGGTGAGTATGCAGAGGCCCTTAGTATAGCAAGACTCGGACTTGGTACAGTAACGAGTAACGCAACATTCAGAAACAACCCGTCTGTCCATAGCCTACATGGGATCGCAGTTTGATTTCATTTTTGTGAGCAACAATTTCAGCAACAATTCACAACATCGATGAAGATAACGTGCTAACTTTAACCAAGTGGCTAACTAGCTATAACTAGCCTACCATACGGTACCCTAAGCAAGCTAACATACAGGTCTATGTGAGTGAGATGAGTGTGGGCACAAGGGTTTCATTGCACAGCCACATGGGACTGGCAATAAGCTTTGATGAGCCACATTATTGTTGGCACAGTAATCTTACCCCCAATGACTGAGACATTGGAGGCAATTTTCAATCTGCGCCTAGAAAATTGTGCTGTGCTAAACGTTTTACCAGTGTATTTGATGCGGGTACTATGTGGTACGTAGACACACCAAAGTTTGCAGTTCTTTGTGTTTTAGTGTTTAGCCTATGGACAAATGTTTTAGACAAATGTCATGTagacagagtaaaatataataaacacaatttttttttagttcTAACAAATATCCGGGTACATGGCCTTAAATTGAACACTACATGAACGGAATTAGTAACACCGGTGCTTGCTCtactatttcatgtcaaaatggctgctgtgaaATTGAAACATACAATAATACCAGAGCACCCCAGTGCAGAAGCCGACACAGCATAAGCATGATCAGGAGTTCATTCTGTACGGTTTAAATACAAACAATAGTTAATTTGGTTAATTAGCTTCATACTCACACTGGATCAGCCTTTCACCCATGAGGTAGTTGTTCATGGTCTCAGCCACAATCTTGGCCACTTCATCGCAGTCAAACTCAATGTACGCGTAGCCTTTGCTTCCACCTGTCTGTCAAAGACATTTCACGTGACTCAGTGCAATCTAACAAGCATGAATCTTCATTATAATCAGATGTGGAAATAAGCAGCCGCAGCAAGAGCTGACCATAAGCTTTCATGAACCACAGCAACCGTTACAGCACGTTGACCTTACCTCCACCGACTGAAGCAGCGAAAGGTACTTCACTCGGGGTGCCAAAACATTATTAAACCAGGGCTTAATTTtcattgcgggtattgcgcataatttgttcaagtcgcGCAACTCTAgacataatgcgagaaattcctaCATACACTTtcacagcctgtctgatgacattgatataatcatgaagtggcgtgaatgcggtgctattgaccggagggatcaactaccgagttgaactGAACAtggcctcatgcagacgcagacactctcacagacagacagacagacagacagacagacagacagacagacagacagacagacagagagagagagagagagagagagagagagagagagactttgcgcttacgcaaataggctacgcaaccatggcaaacttttacatctggaaagagctccttggtacaggtcacgtcaacacttgatcccagaaagattgtcttcgacttgTTCGTTTTTTGAACacttattttatctaatgacatagaaaacataatgaattgcatccacatatccttatgcacaacttttattcactagcgactagccTAAAACAGTCAGGCTGAAGGAAGGCTAATTACTCTCACATAGactatttcttaaagtgacaggcactcaattacacctactaaTCACCAATGTgcatagcctggcgggccatcctatatcattaaaatgtatagtctggaatcgaaccattcaccttgcttaatccaaggggcgggcagagaattgtctttcaaactgcctaggcatgcaataggccagcgctacgactatatccgtatccggtaggcaaaacggcaaaaacatccttcttcgaaaggaatgactttagtgcattgtgttgctcaacttttaaagaaaagcacaagtccaactcctccaaagttgacgccaacgccgattcaaacaaccgctcttcggtcgccatagccaccttccttgttgttcacctgtcgttatcctgttaagcctgcCTTAAgactaacaaaatagagcgctgtgattggatgacgtccacggcatcagccaatagaaatccctatggtttgatactagacgtacaggctgagcaaattaatttgccgccgctagggtgcgtctagatttctaggctacaatgtgcactcaattagacctacacaccacattacagatatgcctaagtgttatagttTAAATGTCAACATGAAGCATTCatattactaaatatgtttagctactagtaaatagtagtaaaatgctatacattaaaaatacattattaactaaatacactatatgaatttaaaatatgaaatagaaacataatcACGCAggccatcattttcagtgtgtgtttgtgcgtgtggagagagtcaagcagaatctaggatgtccactggcCTATATATTACTGAtaacgtcagggtggtgggggccccaaaatcaaacacatttttaaaaaaagtatcgaagaagcatcgaaatcgcaattcttgacttggtatcagaatcgcgccccaaattgtgtaaatcccccctacatgaataacctaatgGGGGATCtctcccccccattttgaaaaattaaTTTTAAGCCCTGTAAACGCACTGAATTTCAGACTGAGGTGACACCCAAAATAATCAGTAGAAAATATAAACCAAGAAAAGCCCCCAGAGGACACAGATGTTTTCAATTAAATAAAGACATTATATGACAATAGAAATATGAATATAAAGTATGAAAATACTGGTGTACATCAACATAACTATGTGACATACTGGTATTCGAGTGTAACTGTGTTGATTGTGGGCACATGGGTTTGATTACACAGCCACATAGACTGGCAATAAGCTTTGATGAGCCACATTATTGTTGGCACAGGTTATCGCACCTTTACTGACTGATACAATAAAGGGTAATTTTCAGAATGTGCCGGAAACACTTGTGTTTAATATTTGTTCTGAAAGTGTCAGCACAAAGGTGTGGAGGGAGCCATACAGCAATACAATATATGCAGATGAAATAGGGCTGGACAGGAATTACAAAGCTCACCTTTTTACTTCTCGACAGCCGCATCCTTAGGATTTTCCCAAACTGCTGGAAATAGGATCTGATCTGTGGTTCAAACAGTCCCCTGGGAATGTGGCCCACGTAGATTACTCCAGGAGCCAACTTGACTGGCTGTGGACAAGAGCAACAATTCACGTCGACAATGATTATTTGGATGTGATGTTTAGCCTACTTGCACGTGCTAACTTTCACCAAGTGGCTAACTAGCTAACGTTATAACTAGCCTACCATACGGTAGCCTAAGCAAGCTAACATACAGGCCCATGTGAGTGAGATGAGTGTGGGCACATGGGTTTCATTGCACAGCCACATGGGACTGGCAATAAGCTTTGATGAGCCACATTGCTGTTGGCAGAGTAATCTTACCCCCAATGACTGAGACATTGGAGGCAATTTTCAATCTGCGCCTGAATTCGTGATAAAGCGACAGTGTTACCACACGTGTATTTGTTGTAGGCACTATGTGGCACAATGTACACTTCCGACATTTAAAGATTAGACATTTTCACTTTCTTAAAGATTAGTCATTtggaaataatgttttttttttctatgtacGCACATTTAAGAATCATAATGTTAACATGCTGCATTGCAGTAAGTTAGCACAGGCCTTCAAGTTAGCCGACTAACGCCATTAACATAGCGTAAGCTAATGTTCACGCACTTTAATATGATGATGGTTAACGTTACAATTATCAACACAATCGCACTGGCAAACAAATGATATGACCAATAACATTAACTTTAAACAACATCACTGCTGAATCGTCCAACAATGGCTTAAAATGTGTAACGTTATTTTTTGTGAGTGTTACAATGTCTGAGCTCAAGCTAGACAACGTTACCGTTTTCCGTCGCTTTTTTACTTGCTGGACTTTCTTTTGGAACTCAACATCTTCGCTTGGATTGAGAGCAAGCAAGCTTTTAGCTGGTTTTGAAATTGTAGAGTCCCCCTCTGTCATTTTGAAGAAATGTTGTTCTTATTATTTCATAAACTTATAGTGTACGCAGCAGTGTTGggttcttctccttcttcacgAACACGTTGCTTCTGAACTTTCACCTCTGTACATCAGAAGAAACACATCATGTAGCAGCTAGGCCAAGATTTTTGTGTGCGCCCCCGTCTGGTCTGGAAGATTTACTGTTTTCTACCTTAGAACAGTTTTAAATGATAGCCTGGGAAATCCAGatcctgataatctagaaagataaagaataattacagtgcatgaaaatgcactgttctgttatccgaagtcttcttcttattattattatagtggatggaatccactatcttgaaatctcctggcttcttacagtgcatgaaaatgcactgtactgttcttcctaggcttcttcttattattattacagtgcatgaaaatgcactgtactgttcttcctaggcttcttattagagtgcatgaaaatgcactctactgttattccaaggcattttattacagtgcatgaaaatgcactgtactgttcttcctaggcttcttcttattagagtgcatgaaaatgcactctattgttatccgaattattcttaattatagtgcatgaaaatgcactatactgttcttccaaaatttcttattatagtgcatgaaaatgcactatactgttcttccaaaatttcttatttttcttcttctaacgcgtttaatgcagcttcaaccgttaaacgtagaaacttcattcaaactttgttacgtaggtcttacttaggacatttgggctatgtattttccaactttgtaacttttatactttttaaactattaattaaaaactatcaaaatttccccattgacttaacattatacaaggatacaaggaagtttattgtcacatgcatatagttactggaagtaagaaatgcagtgaaattatgtctggtgtcagcctatttgtgcattaatgggggggggggggggggggggggtaaaaagtgcagtagaagaggggtttagtagattaagtggcaagggctgcataaaaaaaggtgggggaggattgggattgggtggggggcaccaacaaggagcacccaagagcaacaggggcaagaaaaaactcccttaccaaggaagaaaccttgggcagatccacggctcaaggggctaacccaactgctaggggtcttggtgtgtgtgttggggggatgacaggggagatgggatagtgtgctgtgtatgtggggagagggcagtgtgcaatatgtgtgttggagaagcttcctcatgagacaatgtgctgtgtattggggggggaggggggggcagtgtgctgtaagtatgttggggatgtgtgttggagaagcttcctgatgaaataatgtgctgtgtatgtaggggggggggggcagggacttactattgcaagcagagtactgtatgtaatgtatgtgagtgatgaccgtgaagatgtgtgtgtgggcgggaggagagtggagcagtgactgtgtgtgtgtgtgtagtgtgtgtgtgggtaggtgggggcagtgtgctgtaagtatgtagaggatgtgtgtgcagggcgggaggggagtggagcagtgactgtgtgtgtgtgtgggtaggtgggggcagtgtgctgtaagtatgtagaggatgtgtgttggagaagatcctgaagacaatgtgctgtgtatgtgggtgggtgggggggggcagtgtgcagcaagtatgtagaggaggcttactgtagcaagcagtgtgctgtatgtatgtgaagtgatgacagtgatgatgtaagggtgtgtgttggggatgggggtggggggggggcagaaaggctaggcaatcaaggacatgggtagatggaggagaaatcaaaaataataaataaaaagtgtgcaaaagttggagaaagtcagatgtgtgtgtgtgtgtgtgtgtgtgtgtgtgttttgacgtgtgatgaaataagaaaataaataaaaggtctgtagcatagggagagggatgtaaaagtgctaaaagtcttgtaggtgtgtgtgggtgtgtgtgtgtgtgtgggggggggggggggggggggtcatgagtgctgaggagtgaatgagtgcaaagtcagtatagtgtgagttcagagttcggatggcctggggataaaaacttctcctgagtctctcagttctggctttgtgactacataggcgtcttcttgatttcagcggtaggaataatccattgttaggatgagaagagtccttcagaatcttttgggctcttaggagtactcttctggaatagatatcttgtagagcagggagttgagttcttatagtacgttcagctgagcgcactactctctgcagagtactacaatctctaactgtggagttcccataccaggtgatgatgctaccagttagaacactctcaaccgctgaagtgtagaaggccttcatgatggatgtagaaactttgaatttccttagctgacgaaggaagtagagtcgttgtctggacttcttcagaacatattgagtgttaacagtccattttaagtcttcagtaatgtggacaccaaggtatttaaaacttgtgactctctctacaggttgcccgctgatcattagtggggtgtaactgtagttctgctgctgccttctgtaatccactaccatttccttggttttattgatattcagtgtcaagctgttagattgacaccactgtgccacctcatcaacctgatccaagtagaactgttcattgttgttactaatcaggcccaagatcactgtgtcatctgcaaacttgatgatggaggtatgactactgttggctttgcagtcatgtgtgtagatgttgtacagcagtggactcaaaacacagccttggggagcaccagtgctgatggttaatgagtcagatgtcagaccccccactctaaccacttgtgaacggttggtgaggaagtcaaatatccagtgacacagggtggtgttcagtcctaaggccttcatctttgtgaccaaggtgagaggtactatcgtgttgaatgctgaactaaagtcaatgaacagcatcctcacataattcccattcccctcctccaggtgagttaagtgGAATTATCATTTCAGTTACATAAAAAAAAGGAGGAACAAGCAGACCAGAGGCGGAAATT
The sequence above is a segment of the Alosa sapidissima isolate fAloSap1 chromosome 2, fAloSap1.pri, whole genome shotgun sequence genome. Coding sequences within it:
- the nifk gene encoding MKI67 FHA domain-interacting nucleolar phosphoprotein, whose product is MTEGDSTISKPAKSLLALNPSEDVEFQKKVQQVKKRRKTPVKLAPGVIYVGHIPRGLFEPQIRSYFQQFGKILRMRLSRSKKTGGSKGYAYIEFDCDEVAKIVAETMNNYLMGERLIQCHVVPPEKVHEKLFVGCKRVFKKPTQPAVGRYNKKHSIEELEKTKAKLLSKEAKLRKRLAAHGIDYDFPGFASQVPTKKATASEDANISVLSDDVTPVCTPSILERRKSMAGSEEVDDEIVIKPMPDASFEEDEEDSEEGLSGEEEEGDVSIEEKKEEEA